The DNA region TTAAATAAATCAAGTTATAAAATTACCACAACGTATTTATCTGATTTGAAAAATATAGAAAATATATTCAATAAAAGGATAGATCTTGTTATAGTTGATAATAATATACAGGGCAAATATAAATCACACAAAAAAATTCTAAAAATTAGCAAAGAAAAAGATATTCCCTTTATTTTTTTAATATCTGAAGGTGAAGAAAAAACTTTTAAAAATAAAGAATTTTATCCTTTATCTATTTTTCTTTCTAAATCTTTTAATGAAGTTGAATTAAAAAATAATATTGAAATGATTTTTTATAAATATGAATTTATAAAACAAACCACCAAAATTAACAAAGAGCAGGAAATGCTTTTAAATAATATCCAAAATCAAGTTTGGTTTCTTACTGAGCCTGAAGTTTATGGAAGAGTAAATGAAGCTCATGCTGAGTTTTTGGGGTTTGAAAAAAATAAATTAGAAAATAAAAAAATAAGCGAATTATATTCTGATGATTCAGCAAAGAAATTAATAAAATTTAATAAGAAAGTATTTAATAGAAAAGAAGAATTCAGAGGGGAATTCTGGTTAAAAAATTCTAATCATGAAGAAAGATTAATTTCCATTAATGCTTCTCCAAATTTAAATAATAATAATAGAGTAGAGTTTGTAGTTTGTTCTGCTGAAGATATTACTGAAAAAAAAGAGATGGAAAAAAAATTAATGCAAAGAGAACAAAGATTTTTGTCTATGATAGCTACTCTGCCTGATATACTGGTATTATTTAATAGAAAAGGTGTTTATAAAAGCATCTGGACCGGTCATGAAGAAAATCTTTATAAAGAAAAAAGTGAAATGTTAGGAAGTAAATTTGAAGATATTTTACCAAAAGAAGTAGCTGCAAAAATAAGAGATCATTTAAATAAAGCTCTTAAGTACAATAAATTACAGGTTTTTGAATATAAGTTACCGGTTTTAGATGGAGGAATAAAATATTTTGAATCAAGGATGACTGCTATTAGCCAAAATCAAGCAGTAGTAGTTATTAGAGATATTACTGATAGAAAAGAAGCTGAAAAAGAACTTGAAGTACAAAAAGCTTATTTTAAACAACTTTTTGAAAACTCACCAGATGCTATCGCCATTTTGAATATAAATAGTGAAGTTATAAATATAAATGAAAGCTTTACTGAACTTTTTAACTATGAAATAGAAGAAATTAAAGATAAACAAATAAATGAATTTTTGGCTCCAGAAAAATATAAAAAAGAAGCCTATGAGGTTTCAAACAGAATTTGTTCTGGAGAAATTGTACAAAAAGAAACAGTAAGAAAAAAGAAAAATGGTGAAAAGATAGAAGTATATCTTTTATCTTATCCAATTAAACTTGATGATGATAAAGTAGGAATGTATGCTTTATATCGTGATATAAGTGAAAGAAAGTTTCTAGAAAAGAATTTGAGAGAAAGCAAGAATAAAATAGAAGAATTACATGAAATAGCTATAGAAATGGAAACTATTGATAATGAAGATGAAATATATAAGTTGACAGTTGATGCTGCAGAAAACATCTTAAATTTTGATGTCTGTTCTCTTGATATAGTTGAAGATAATATGTTTGTAGTAAAAGCAAGAAGTACAGGAGTTAGGGATGATGGAATAGATGAAAAAGCTCCTATTACTACCGGTGTAGCTGGAAAAGTATATCAAAGTGGAGAATCGCGAATTACTGGAGATGTAAGGGATGACCCTGATGCTGAACCGGCAAATTCTGCTTATAAATCAGCTATGACCGTACCAATTGATGATTTTGGAATTTTTCAGGTTATATCTAACAAAAAAGATTATTTTGATGAAGTAGATCTTGAGTTAACTGAACTATTAATAGCCCATACTTCAGCTGCTATTAAAAGAATTAGAGCGGAAGAAAGAATAAAATATCTTGGTTATCATGATAGTTTAACTGATCTTTACAATAGAGCTTATTTTGAAGAAGAAATGGAGAGATTGGATGTAAAAAGAAATCTTCCATTTAGTATAATTATTGGTGATCTTAATAATCTAAAAAAAGTAAATGATAAATATGGACATGATAAAGGTGATAAAGTAATAAAAGATATTGCTAAAAAATTAAAAGAAAATTGTAGAGAAGATGATATTCTGGCTCGTTGGGGTGGAGATGAATTTGGTTTACTTTTACCGCAAACAGATAATAAGACAGCCCAAAAAGTTATGCAGAGAATTCATATCAATATATCAAATTACTCT from Halanaerobiales bacterium includes:
- a CDS encoding PAS domain S-box protein, producing the protein MNKSLVIVTNKNSIKEKIRSTLNKSSYKITTTYLSDLKNIENIFNKRIDLVIVDNNIQGKYKSHKKILKISKEKDIPFIFLISEGEEKTFKNKEFYPLSIFLSKSFNEVELKNNIEMIFYKYEFIKQTTKINKEQEMLLNNIQNQVWFLTEPEVYGRVNEAHAEFLGFEKNKLENKKISELYSDDSAKKLIKFNKKVFNRKEEFRGEFWLKNSNHEERLISINASPNLNNNNRVEFVVCSAEDITEKKEMEKKLMQREQRFLSMIATLPDILVLFNRKGVYKSIWTGHEENLYKEKSEMLGSKFEDILPKEVAAKIRDHLNKALKYNKLQVFEYKLPVLDGGIKYFESRMTAISQNQAVVVIRDITDRKEAEKELEVQKAYFKQLFENSPDAIAILNINSEVININESFTELFNYEIEEIKDKQINEFLAPEKYKKEAYEVSNRICSGEIVQKETVRKKKNGEKIEVYLLSYPIKLDDDKVGMYALYRDISERKFLEKNLRESKNKIEELHEIAIEMETIDNEDEIYKLTVDAAENILNFDVCSLDIVEDNMFVVKARSTGVRDDGIDEKAPITTGVAGKVYQSGESRITGDVRDDPDAEPANSAYKSAMTVPIDDFGIFQVISNKKDYFDEVDLELTELLIAHTSAAIKRIRAEERIKYLGYHDSLTDLYNRAYFEEEMERLDVKRNLPFSIIIGDLNNLKKVNDKYGHDKGDKVIKDIAKKLKENCREDDILARWGGDEFGLLLPQTDNKTAQKVMQRIHINISNYS